In Saccharomonospora marina XMU15, one genomic interval encodes:
- the ybeY gene encoding rRNA maturation RNase YbeY, with translation MSIEIANESGVNVDEVSIVSAARFALDQLDVSPLAELSVLLVTLDVMEELHERWMDLPGPTDVMAFPMDELESTRRPDAAEASPALLGDIVLCPAFAKEQARSAGHSLLEELHLLTVHGVLHLLGYDHAEPAEEQEMFALQKRILTDFRAAVAQAQRRDAQRDNDERLLGAAGLDGRPEPESP, from the coding sequence GTGAGCATCGAGATCGCCAACGAGTCGGGCGTCAACGTCGACGAGGTGTCGATCGTGTCCGCCGCCCGGTTCGCCCTCGATCAACTGGACGTCAGCCCGCTTGCCGAGCTGTCGGTGTTGCTGGTGACGCTGGACGTGATGGAGGAACTGCACGAGCGTTGGATGGACCTGCCCGGGCCCACCGACGTGATGGCGTTTCCCATGGACGAGCTGGAGTCCACCAGGCGGCCCGACGCCGCTGAGGCGTCGCCCGCGTTGCTCGGCGACATCGTGCTGTGCCCCGCGTTCGCCAAGGAGCAGGCGCGCTCGGCGGGCCACTCGCTGCTTGAGGAGTTGCACCTGCTGACCGTGCACGGGGTGCTGCATCTGCTCGGCTACGACCATGCCGAGCCCGCCGAGGAGCAGGAGATGTTCGCGCTGCAGAAGCGCATCCTCACCGATTTCCGTGCGGCCGTGGCACAGGCGCAGCGCCGCGACGCGCAGCGCGACAACGACGAGCGACTGCTCGGGGCGGCGGGACTCGACGGAAGGCCCGAGCCGGAGTCGCCGTGA
- a CDS encoding hemolysin family protein produces MSSSATFLVVAVLLVLLGGIFAAADAAVSTASLARAEGLARAGRAGSRQLVAVLKERSRHINLLLLLRMGAELTATVLVTVVSLRWFDQVWLAVLVAGLVMVLISYVIVGVGPRTVGRQHPYRVGLAVAGPVRVLGKVLGPLSRLLIVLGNAITPGRGFREGPFTTEDELRELVDLAGERGVVGTDEREMIHSVFELGDTVAREVMVPRTEIVWIEQGKTVRQALALSMRTGFTRLPVIGESVDDIVGIVNLKDLVGASMAEGGTARQVGELMSPATFVPDSKRLDNLLKEMQVSRTHMVIAVDEYGGTAGLLTIEDIIEEIVGEITDESDTEETPPVEVVDDHVVRVSARLGVDDLGELFGVDLADHDVETVGGLLAQRLGRVPLPGAEAEVEGLRLRAEGGKDRRGRMRITTVVVRAADGHRIGPNTPTRTDEQDERDRRVEHA; encoded by the coding sequence GTGAGCAGTTCGGCCACCTTCTTGGTCGTCGCCGTCCTGCTGGTGCTGCTGGGCGGCATCTTCGCCGCTGCCGACGCGGCCGTCAGCACCGCGTCGCTGGCCCGCGCCGAGGGGCTGGCGCGGGCGGGGCGGGCCGGTTCCCGCCAGCTCGTCGCCGTACTCAAGGAACGCAGCAGGCACATCAACCTGCTCCTGCTGCTGCGGATGGGCGCGGAGCTGACCGCGACCGTGCTGGTCACTGTGGTCAGCCTGCGCTGGTTCGACCAGGTTTGGCTGGCCGTGCTGGTAGCGGGCCTGGTCATGGTGCTCATCAGCTACGTCATCGTTGGCGTGGGTCCTCGCACCGTCGGCAGGCAGCACCCCTACCGGGTCGGTCTCGCGGTGGCGGGTCCGGTGCGGGTGCTCGGGAAGGTGCTCGGGCCGCTGAGCAGGCTGCTCATCGTGCTCGGCAACGCCATCACACCGGGCAGGGGATTCCGCGAGGGGCCGTTCACCACCGAGGACGAGCTGCGCGAGCTGGTCGACCTCGCCGGGGAGCGGGGTGTGGTGGGCACCGACGAGCGGGAAATGATCCACTCGGTGTTCGAACTGGGCGATACGGTCGCGCGTGAGGTGATGGTGCCGCGCACCGAGATCGTGTGGATCGAGCAGGGCAAGACCGTCAGGCAGGCGCTCGCGCTGTCGATGCGTACCGGGTTCACCCGGCTGCCGGTGATCGGTGAGTCGGTGGACGACATCGTCGGCATCGTCAACCTGAAGGACCTGGTGGGCGCCTCCATGGCGGAGGGGGGCACGGCGCGGCAGGTGGGTGAGCTGATGAGCCCGGCCACGTTCGTGCCGGACTCCAAACGGCTGGACAACCTGCTGAAGGAGATGCAGGTCTCGCGTACCCACATGGTCATCGCCGTCGACGAGTACGGTGGCACGGCGGGCCTGCTCACCATCGAGGACATCATCGAGGAGATCGTCGGTGAGATCACCGACGAGTCCGACACCGAGGAGACCCCTCCGGTGGAGGTGGTCGACGACCACGTCGTGCGCGTGTCGGCAAGGCTGGGTGTCGACGATCTCGGCGAGTTGTTCGGGGTGGATCTCGCCGACCACGACGTGGAGACCGTCGGCGGGTTGCTGGCGCAGCGGCTCGGCCGCGTGCCGCTGCCCGGCGCCGAGGCCGAGGTGGAGGGCCTTCGGCTGCGGGCGGAGGGTGGCAAGGACCGCAGGGGCCGGATGCGCATCACCACCGTGGTGGTCCGCGCGGCCGACGGGCACCGGATCGGCCCGAACACTCCGACCCGAACCGACGAGCAGGACGAACGTGACAGGAGAGTCGAACATGCCTGA
- the era gene encoding GTPase Era, which translates to MHRSGFACFVGRPNAGKSTLTNALVGSKIAITSSKPQTTRHAIRGIVHRQDAQLIIVDTPGLHRPRTLLGQRLNDVVRSTWSEVDVVGFCVPADETIGPGDRFIAGELAKVARRTPVLGIVTKTDLVAGERVAEQLVALQEVMEFADLVPVSAVDGFQVDKLADLLVARLPEGPQLYPDGDLTDEPEQTLVAELIREAALEGVRDELPHSIAVTIEEMHPRQGRDDLVDIYAHLYVERPSQKGIVLGHRGARLKEVGAKARRHIEALLGSRVYLDLHVKVAKDWQRDPKQLRKLGF; encoded by the coding sequence GTGCACCGGTCCGGGTTCGCCTGCTTCGTCGGCAGGCCCAACGCGGGCAAATCCACGCTGACCAACGCGCTGGTAGGTTCCAAGATCGCGATCACGTCGAGCAAGCCACAGACCACGCGGCACGCGATCAGGGGCATCGTGCACCGGCAGGACGCCCAGCTCATCATCGTCGACACGCCCGGTCTGCACCGGCCGAGGACGCTGCTCGGTCAGCGCCTCAACGACGTGGTGCGTTCGACGTGGTCGGAGGTGGACGTGGTGGGGTTCTGCGTGCCCGCCGACGAGACGATCGGGCCGGGCGACCGGTTCATCGCGGGCGAGTTGGCCAAGGTCGCACGCAGGACCCCGGTGCTCGGCATCGTCACCAAGACCGACCTCGTCGCCGGAGAGCGCGTCGCGGAGCAACTGGTGGCGCTGCAGGAGGTGATGGAGTTCGCCGATCTGGTGCCCGTCTCCGCCGTCGACGGCTTCCAGGTCGACAAGCTCGCCGACCTGCTGGTGGCCCGGCTGCCCGAGGGTCCGCAGCTGTATCCGGACGGTGACCTGACCGACGAGCCGGAACAGACGCTGGTCGCAGAGCTGATCAGGGAGGCGGCGCTGGAAGGTGTGCGGGACGAACTCCCGCACTCCATCGCGGTGACCATCGAGGAGATGCACCCCCGGCAGGGCCGCGACGACCTGGTGGACATCTACGCGCACCTGTACGTGGAGCGGCCCAGCCAGAAGGGCATCGTGCTGGGGCACCGAGGGGCGCGGTTGAAGGAGGTCGGGGCCAAGGCGCGCAGGCACATCGAGGCGCTGCTGGGCAGCCGGGTGTACCTCGACCTGCACGTCAAGGTGGCCAAGGACTGGCAGCGCGACCCCAAACAGCTGCGCAAGCTGGGCTTTTGA
- the recO gene encoding DNA repair protein RecO, whose protein sequence is MSLYRDTGVVLRVHKLGEADRIITLLTRRHGKVRAVAKGVRRTTSRFGARLEPFGHVDVQFYTGRTLDVITQVETVDAFALPIVGDYQRYTAASAITETADRLTAEEGEPVLKLYLLVTGALRALACGQRDASLVLDAFFLRAMSFAGWAPAITECARCGEPGPHEAFNVQAGGSLCGRCRVPGSVHPSPEVLVLLAALLHGDWPVAEESVAGVRRDVSGLVAAHLQWHLERRLKSLPLVERRAREAPITGRLGSDPVSGDTEVTRAAQGTRGHETADGVAGA, encoded by the coding sequence GTGAGTCTGTATCGGGACACCGGTGTGGTGCTGCGGGTGCACAAACTCGGCGAGGCCGACCGCATCATCACGCTGCTGACCCGCAGGCACGGCAAGGTGCGCGCTGTCGCCAAGGGAGTGCGGCGGACCACCTCCCGGTTCGGGGCGAGGCTGGAACCGTTCGGGCACGTGGACGTGCAGTTCTACACCGGACGCACGCTCGACGTGATCACGCAGGTCGAGACGGTGGACGCGTTCGCGTTGCCGATCGTCGGCGACTACCAGCGTTACACGGCCGCCAGCGCGATCACCGAAACCGCCGACCGGCTGACGGCCGAGGAGGGCGAGCCGGTGCTGAAGCTGTACCTGCTGGTCACCGGCGCGCTGCGGGCGCTCGCCTGCGGGCAGCGCGACGCCTCGCTGGTGCTCGACGCCTTCTTCCTGCGTGCGATGTCGTTCGCGGGTTGGGCACCGGCCATCACCGAGTGCGCCCGCTGCGGCGAGCCCGGACCGCACGAAGCGTTCAACGTCCAGGCCGGCGGTTCGCTGTGCGGGCGCTGCCGGGTGCCAGGTTCCGTGCACCCGTCGCCGGAGGTACTGGTGCTGCTCGCCGCGCTGCTGCACGGCGACTGGCCGGTGGCGGAGGAAAGCGTCGCGGGTGTGCGGCGTGACGTCAGCGGCCTCGTCGCGGCGCACCTGCAGTGGCATCTGGAGCGGCGGCTGAAGTCGCTGCCGCTCGTGGAACGCCGTGCCCGCGAGGCCCCGATCACGGGCAGGTTAGGGTCGGACCCGGTGTCCGGCGATACGGAGGTAACACGTGCGGCGCAGGGGACGCGAGGCCACGAAACCGCGGATGGAGTTGCGGGCGCCTGA
- a CDS encoding isoprenyl transferase encodes MRRRGREATKPRMELRAPDPHPSGARPPRIPPELVPNHVALVMDGNGRWANQRGLPRIEGHKRGEAVMIDVASGAVELGVKWLSVYAFSTENWKRSPEEVRFLMGFNRDTIRRQVDYLGSIGVRIRWAGRRPRLWRSVIKELQVAEEKTKHNTLLNMTMCVNYGGRAEIGDAARRIAVLAAEGKLDPNKVDERTIAKYLYQPEMPDVDLFLRPSGELRTSNFMLWQSAYAEFVFQDTLFPDFDRTKLWDACVEYAKRDRRFGAAVDAAVKAGAEGGQR; translated from the coding sequence GTGCGGCGCAGGGGACGCGAGGCCACGAAACCGCGGATGGAGTTGCGGGCGCCTGACCCGCATCCGTCGGGGGCGCGCCCGCCGCGAATTCCACCGGAACTGGTGCCCAACCATGTGGCTTTGGTCATGGACGGCAACGGTCGCTGGGCGAACCAGCGCGGGTTGCCCCGCATCGAGGGACACAAGCGCGGTGAGGCGGTGATGATCGACGTCGCCAGTGGCGCGGTCGAGTTGGGTGTCAAGTGGCTGTCGGTCTACGCCTTCTCCACCGAGAACTGGAAGCGCAGCCCGGAGGAGGTGCGCTTCCTGATGGGCTTCAACCGCGACACGATCCGCAGGCAGGTCGACTACCTCGGCTCCATCGGCGTGCGCATCCGCTGGGCAGGAAGAAGGCCCCGGCTGTGGCGCAGCGTGATCAAGGAGTTGCAGGTCGCCGAGGAGAAGACCAAGCACAACACCTTGCTGAACATGACGATGTGCGTGAACTACGGCGGCAGGGCCGAGATCGGCGACGCCGCGAGGCGCATCGCCGTGCTCGCCGCGGAGGGCAAACTCGATCCGAACAAAGTGGACGAGCGCACGATCGCGAAGTATCTGTACCAACCCGAAATGCCTGATGTGGACCTGTTCCTGCGGCCCTCGGGCGAGCTGCGCACCTCCAACTTCATGTTGTGGCAGTCCGCCTACGCGGAATTCGTCTTCCAGGACACGCTCTTTCCCGACTTCGACCGCACGAAGCTGTGGGACGCCTGCGTCGAGTACGCCAAACGCGACCGCCGGTTCGGCGCCGCGGTCGATGCCGCGGTGAAAGCCGGCGCCGAGGGAGGACAACGATGA
- a CDS encoding Fur family transcriptional regulator, giving the protein MSWTVTRDTAPVPGRRATRQRAAVVELLGEIDDFRSAQELHDELRKRGEGIGLTTVYRTLQSLCEAGEIDVLRNSSGEALYRRCSAHHHHHLVCRHCGYTVEVEGPAVERWAEKIATGNGFSEISHTVEIVGTCADCGLEAAGGDGTPG; this is encoded by the coding sequence ATGAGCTGGACAGTGACACGCGACACCGCACCCGTTCCCGGGCGCAGGGCTACCCGGCAACGCGCGGCCGTGGTGGAACTCCTCGGAGAGATCGACGACTTCCGCTCGGCTCAGGAACTGCACGACGAGCTGCGCAAACGCGGCGAGGGCATCGGGCTCACCACCGTGTACCGCACGCTGCAGTCACTGTGCGAGGCAGGCGAGATCGACGTGCTGCGCAACAGTTCCGGCGAAGCGCTCTACCGAAGGTGCTCCGCGCACCACCATCACCACCTGGTGTGCAGGCATTGCGGCTACACCGTGGAGGTGGAGGGGCCCGCGGTGGAGCGGTGGGCGGAGAAGATCGCCACCGGTAACGGCTTCTCCGAGATCAGCCACACCGTCGAGATCGTCGGGACCTGCGCCGACTGCGGGCTCGAAGCCGCAGGCGGCGACGGCACACCCGGCTAG
- a CDS encoding ArsR/SmtB family transcription factor yields the protein MATVGSQAPSALPGGPEGHEHSPARQPPATVPAPPAATLAASGELLRALAAPVRIAIVLQLRAGERCVHELVDALEVTQPLISQHLRVLKAAGVVRGERRGREVVYHLVDDHLAHIVVDAVAHVQEGARNE from the coding sequence ATGGCGACGGTTGGCTCGCAGGCGCCCTCGGCACTTCCCGGAGGACCGGAGGGGCACGAGCACTCACCCGCGCGGCAACCACCCGCCACGGTCCCCGCGCCACCGGCCGCTACCCTTGCCGCGTCCGGCGAGCTGCTGCGCGCGCTGGCGGCCCCGGTCCGCATCGCGATCGTGCTCCAGTTGCGTGCCGGTGAGCGGTGCGTGCACGAGCTGGTCGACGCGCTGGAGGTGACGCAACCGCTGATCAGTCAGCATCTGCGGGTGTTGAAAGCCGCCGGAGTGGTGCGCGGTGAGCGGCGTGGCCGCGAGGTCGTGTACCACCTGGTGGACGACCACCTGGCGCACATCGTCGTCGACGCCGTCGCACACGTGCAGGAGGGTGCGCGAAACGAATGA